One Alnus glutinosa chromosome 3, dhAlnGlut1.1, whole genome shotgun sequence genomic region harbors:
- the LOC133863081 gene encoding ATP-dependent helicase BRM isoform X2 — MQSVGGGGGGPSRVGPGGRAASTSSAASPSSSSSAVSTPHLGFDSMQQQQQQQQQIGSRQSLQQQLHRKPEGNEALLAYQASLQGVMGGNNFASSPGSMQLPQQSRKFIDLAQQHGSSHEGPHRSQAVEQQVLNPVHQAYLQYAFQAAQQKPSLAMQSQQHAKMGMLGPPPGKDQDIRMGNLQVPSQAQASSSRNSSEHFGRGEKQMDQGQQPAPEQRSELKPSTQPTGIGQLIPGNMVRPLQVPQAQQSTQNMANNQIAMSAQLQAMHSWALERNIDLSLPANANLMAQLIPIMQSRMVPQQKANENNMGAQSSPVPVSKQQVASPPVVSESSPHANSSSDISGQSGSAKARQIVSPSPFGSTSNAGLVNHSNNISSQQFATHGRENQVPSRQPSVIGNGMPSMHPPQSSANMSQGVDHSLNAKHSLSSPETLQMQYLRQSNRSSPQAAISSNDVGSGSNIPSQGGSTIQTPQQHFGFTKQQLHVLKAQILAFRRLKKGDPGLPQELLRAIAPPPLELQLQQQFPPAGGNNQDKSAGNIVAEHSRHMESNEKDSHAVASINGHSLSKEEALGGDEKPTVTTARNQGVPAVIKEPTPVVPAGKDDQQSTVFSVKSDQDPERGINRTPVRSDFPADRGKTIAPQGAVSDAVQVKKPAQASTAPQPKDVGSARKYHGPLFDFPFFTRKHDSFGSTMMVNNNNNLTLAYDVKDLLFEEGMEVLTKKRSENLRKIGGLLAVNLERKRIRPDLVLRLQIEEKKLRLLDLQARLRDEIDQQQQEIMAMPDRPYRKFVRLCERQRMELTRQVQASQKAMREKQLKSIFQWRKKLLEAHWAIRDARTARNRGVAKYHERMLREFSKRKDDDRNKRMEALKNNDVERYREMLLEQQTSVPGEAAERYAVLSSFLSQTEEYLHKLGNKITATKNQQEVEEAANAAAAAARSQGLSEEEVRAAAACAGEEVMIRNRFMEMNAPKDSSSVSKYYTLAHAVNERVARQPSMLRAGTLRDYQLVGLQWMLSLYNNKLNGILADEMGLGKTVQVMALIAYLMEFKGNYGPHLIIVPNAVLVNWKSEFHTWLPSASCIFYVGGKDQRSKLFSQEVCALKFNVLVTTYEFIMFDRSKLSKIDWKYIIIDEAQRMKDRESVLARDLDRYRCQRRLLLTGTPLQNDLKELWSLLNLLLPEVFDNRKAFHDWFSKPFQKEGPTQNPEDDWLETEKKVIIIHRLHQILEPFMLRRRVEDVEGSLPPKVSIVLRCRMSSIQGAIYDWIKSTGTLRVDPEDEKLRVQKNPIYSAKVYRTLNNRCMELRKTCNHPLLNYPYYNDLSKAFLVRSCGKLWILDRILIKLQRTGHRVLLFSTMTKLLDILEEYLQWRRLIYRRIDGTTSLEDRESAIVEFNSPNSDCFIFLLSIRAAGRGLNLQSADTVIIYDPDPNPKNEEQAVARAHRIGQKREVKVIYMEAVVDKVSSHQKEDELRSGGTVDMEDDLAGKDRYMGSIESLIRNNIQQYKIDMADEVINAGRFDQRTTHEERRLTLETLLHDEERYQENLHDVPSLQEVNRMIARSEEEVELFDQMDEELDWTEEMTRYDQVPKWLRASTREVNTTMANLSKRPSKNTLLAGNIGKESSEIGSDSSPKTERKRGRPKGKKHPNYKELDDEIGEYSEASSDERNGYSIHEEEGDIGEFEEDEFSGAVGALPINKDQSEEEGPVCDGGYEYPRASEITRNNHILEEAGSSGSSSDSRRLTQVVSPSVSSQKFGSLSALDARPGSLSKRLPDELEEGEIAVSGDSHMDHQQSGSWIHDREEGEDEQVLQPKIKRKRSLRVRPRYTMERPEEKPGNEPQSSQRGDSSLSPFPVDNKYHAQLKTDPETKARGESNTFKHDQNDSSSKSRRNLPSRKIANMSKLHASPKSSRLNCTSSPAEDVAEQLREGWDGKSMNSTGTSAFGAKMPDNMQRRCKSVISKLQRKIGNNILDLRKIDLRIDRLEYSGVMELVIDVQFMLKSAMHFYGFSHEVRSEARKVHDLFFDILKNGFPETDFREARNALSFSGPFSATASPSPRQAAIGSSKRHKLVNEVESDPGPPQKPPQRGLISSGEDAKIRGHIPQKESRIGSSREQSQQEDSPLLTHPGELVICKKKRKDREKSVVKPRTGSAGPASPLSMGRSMRSPGPGSMPKDTRQTPQSGWANQPAQPANGDGGSVGWANPVKRLRTDSGKRRPSHL; from the exons ATGCAATCTGTTGGAGGAGGTGGAGGAGGGCCCAGCCGGGTGGGGCCGGGCGGGCGGGCGGCATCTACGTCTTCGGCTGCGTCGCCGTCCTCGTCATCTTCGGCCGTGTCGACGCCGCACTTGGGTTTCGATTCGATGCAgcagcaacagcagcagcagcagcagatAGGGTCTAGGCAG TCACTACAACAACAGTTACATAGAAAACCTGAGGGCAACGAAGCCCTTCTAGCATATCAAGCCAGTCTCCAAGGAGTTATGGGAGGAAACAACTTCGCTTCATCTCCTGGCTCTATGCAACTGCCTCAACAGTCAAGGAAATTCATTGACTTGGCTCAACAACATGGTTCCTCCCATGAGGGCCCGCATAGGAGTCAAGCAGTTGAGCAACAAGTGCTAAATCCAGTCCATCAAGCTTATCTACAATATGCTTTCCAGGCTGCTCAACAAAAGCCATCTTTGGCCATGCAATCACAGCAGCATGCTAAAATGGGAATGTTGGGCCCTCCACCGGGGAAGGATCAGGACATTCGAATGGGAAATCTGCAAGTTCCTAGTCAGGCTCAGGCATCATCATCAAGAAACTCTTCTGAACATTTTGGTCGTGGTGAAAAGCAGATGGATCAAGGTCAGCAACCAGCCCCTGAGCAGAGGAGTGAGCTAAAACCTTCAACCCAGCCGACAGGCATTGGACAATTAATACCTGGAAATATGGTGAGGCCTTTGCAAGTACCACAAGCTCAGCAGAGTACCCAAAACATGGCAAACAACCAGATCGCAATGTCTGCCCAGTTGCAGGCAATGCATTCATGGGCACTTGAGCGCAATATTGATCTCTCGCTGCCTGCAAATGCCAACTTGATGGCACAGCTCATTCCAATAATGCAGTCTAGGATGGTTCCACAGCAAAAGGCAAATGAAAACAATATGGGTGCACAGTCGTCGCCTGTTCCAGTGTCAAAGCAGCAGGTCGCTTCCCCACCAGTTGTGAGTGAGAGTTCTCCCCATGCTAATTCATCAAGTGATATATCTGGGCAGTCTGGCTCTGCAAAAGCAAGGCAGATTGTTTCACCCAGCCCCTTTGGTTCAACTTCGAATGCTGGCCTAGTTAACCACTCTAACAACATTTCATCACAGCAATTTGCTACTCATGGCAGAGAGAATCAGGTGCCTTCTAGACAGCCTTCTGTGATTGGTAATGGAATGCCTTCAATGCATCCCCCACAGTCATCTGCCAACATGAGTCAGGGTGTGGATCATTCTTTGAATGCAAAACATTCGTTAAGCAGCCCAGAAACTCTGCAGATGCAGTACCTCAGGCAGTCAAATCGATCTTCTCCACAAGCTGCAATTTCTAGTAATGATGTGGGGTCTGGCAGCAACATCCCTTCACAAGGTGGTTCGACTATTCAGACGCCTCAACAGCACTTTGGATTCACCAAACAGCAATTGCATGTTCTTAAAGCACAAATACTAGCATTTCGGCGGCTGAAG AAAGGAGACCCTGGTCTCCCTCAAGAACTTCTTCGAGCTATTGCTCCACCGCCCCTTGAGTTGCAGCTGCAGCAGCAATTTCCTCCTGCAGGAGGAAATAATCAGGATAAATCTGCTGGGAATATTGTGGCTGAACATTCAAGGCATATGGAGTCTAATGAGAAGGATTCACATGCTGTGGCATCAATTAATGGACATAGTTTGTCAAAAGAGGAAGCTCTAGGGGGGGATGAGAAACCAACAGTCACCACAGCTCGTAATCAAGGTGTGCCCGCTGTAATAAAGGAACCTACACCAGTGGTGCCTGCTGGAAAAGACGATCAGCAATCCACTGTATTTTCTGTTAAGTCAGACCAGGATCCTGAACGTGGTATTAATAGGACTCCTGTTAGAAGTGACTTTCCAGCAGATAGGGGAAAGACTATTGCCCCACAGGGAGCTGTATCTGATGCAGTGCAAGTTAAGAAACCTGCACAAGCGAGCACTGCCCCCCAGCCAAAAGACGTTGGCTCTGCCAGAAAGTATCATGGACCCCTATTTGATTTCCCTTTTTTCACTAGGAAACATGACTCCTTTGGGTCGACAATGATggttaataacaataataatctGACATTGGCATATGATGTCAAAgatcttctttttgaggaaGGCATGGAAGTGCTTACTAAGAAAAGGTCTGAAAATTTAAGAAAGATTGGTGGTTTACTGGCGGTAAACTTAGAGAGGAAAAGGATTAGGCCAGATCTTGTCTTGAGGTTGcaaattgaagagaaaaagctTCGACTTTTAGACCTACAGGCACGGTTAAGGGATGAAATTGATCAACAGCAACAGGAGATAATGGCAATGCCTGACAGGCCATATAGGAAGTTTGTTCGGCTGTGTGAGCGTCAACGTATGGAGCTCACCAGACAAGTACAGGCCTCTCAGAAAGCTATGAGAGAGAAGCAACTGAAATCCATATTTCAGTGGCGTAAGAAGCTTCTTGAGGCTCACTGGGCAATCCGCGATGCACGGACTGCCCGCAACAGGGGAGTTGCGAAATATCATGAGAGAATGTTGAGGGAGTTCTCGAAAAGAAAGGATGATGATAGGAATAAGAGAATGGAAGCATTGAAGAACAATGATGTTGAGAGGTATAGGGAGATGTTGCTGGAGCAGCAAACAAGCGTCCCAGGTGAAGCTGCTGAGAGATATGCTGTTCTCTCTTCATTCTTGTCTCAGACAGAAGAATATCTACATAAACTGGGAAATAAAATAACAGCCACCAAAAATCAACAGGAAGTGGAGGAAGCAGCGAATGCAGCTGCAGCCGCTGCACGATCGCAG GGCCTCTCAGAAGAAGAAGTTAGGGCAGCAGCGGCTTGTGCCGGGGAGGAAGTAATGATAAGAAATCGGTTTATGGAAATGAATGCACCGAAGGATAGTTCATCTGTTAGCAA ATATTATACTCTCGCCCATGCTGTGAATGAAAGGGTTGCAAGGCAACCCTCAATGTTACGGGCTGGAACCTTGAGAGACTATCAACTT GTTGGATTGCAATGGATGCTTTCTTTgtataacaataaattaaatggaATCTTGGCAGATGAGATGGGTCTTGGGAAGACTGTACAG GTAATGGCATTGATTGCTTACCTGATGGAGTTCAAAGGGAACTATGGCCCACATCTTATAATAGTTCCAAATGCTGTTTTGGTAAATTGGAAG AGCGAGTTCCATACTTGGCTTCCATCTGCGTCGTGCATTTTTTATGTGGGTGGGAAGGATCAACGGTCAAAATTATTCTCTCAA GAGGTTTGTGCTCTGAAATTTAATGTGCTCGTGACGACTTATGAGTTTATCATGTTTGATCGTTCGAAACTTTCAAAAATTGATTGGAAGTATATCATAATTGATGAAGCACAAAGAATGAAGGATAGGGAATCAGTTTTAGCACGTGATCTTGATAGATATCGCTGCCAGAGGCGCCTGCTTCTCACTGGGACACCGTTGCAG AATGATCTGAAGGAACTCTGGTCACTTTTAAATCTACTTCTTCCGGAAGTGTTTGATAATAGGAAAGCATTTCATGATTGGTTCTCAAAACCTTTTCAAAAGGAAGGTCCAACACAGAATCCAGAAGATGACTGGCTTGAGACTGAAAAAAAGGTCATCATCATCCACCGACTTCATCAAATTCTAGAGCCATTTATGCTCAGGCGTCGTGTTGAGGATGTGGAAGGCTCACTTCCACCTAAG GTTTCCATAGTTTTAAGATGTAGGATGTCATCTATTCAGGGTGCCATTTATGATTGGATCAAATCCACCGGTACTCTTCGAGTTGATCCTGAAGATGAAAAGCTCAGGGTTCAAAAGAATCCAATTTACTCGGCTAAGGTGTATAGAACTTTGAATAATAGATGTATGGAACTTCGGAAAACCTGCAATCATCCTTTGCTCAATTACCCATATTACAATGACTTATCGAAGGCTTTTCTCGTAAGATCTTGTGGGAAATTGTGGATCCTAGATAGAATTCTAATAAAGCTTCAGAGAACTGGGCATCGAGTACTGCTCTTTAGTACCATGACAAAACTCCTTGATATATTGGAGGAATACTTGCAATGGCGGCGACTCATCTACAGACGAATCGATGGAACAACCAGTTTAGAAGATCGTGAATCGGCTATTGTTGAGTTCAACAGCCCTAATTCGGACTGCTTCATTTTCTTGCTTAGTATTCGTGCAGCTGGTCGGGGTCTTAATCTTCAGTCTGCTGACACAGTTATCATATATGATCCTGATCCAAACCCTAAAAATGAGGAGCAGGCAGTTGCAAGAGCCCACCGTATTGGACAGAAAAGAGAAGTTAAAGTCATTTATATGGAAGCAGTGGTTGATAAAGTCTCTAGCCATCAGAAAGAAGATGAACTAAGAAGTGGAGGTACAGTTGATATGGAGGATGACCTTGCGGGTAAAGATCGCTATATGGGATCTATTGAGAGCCTGATAAGGAATAACATTCAGCAATATAAAATTGATATGGCTGATGAAGTTATTAATGCTGGGCGCTTTGACCAGAGAACAACACATGAAGAGAGACGCTTGACTTTAGAGACATTGTTGCATGACGAGGAGAGGTATCAAGAAAATCTCCATGATGTTCCCTCGCTGCAGGAGGTCAATCGCATGATTGCTAGGAGTGAAGAGGAAGTTGAATTGTTTGATCAAATGGATGAGGAACTGGATTGGACTGAGGAGATGACGAGGTATGACCAGGTACCTAAGTGGCTTCGAGCGAGTACTAGAGAAGTAAATACCACTATGGCTAATCTTTCGAAAAGACCATCAAAGAACACTTTGTTGGCTGGTAATATTGGCAAGGAATCTAGTGAAATAGGTTCTGATTCATCTCCAAAAACTGAAAGGAAAAGGGGACGGCCCAAAGGAAAAAAGCATCCTAATTACAAGGAATTAGATGATGAAATTGGGGAATACTCTGAAGCAAGTTCTGATGAGAGAAATGGATACTCTATACATGAAGAAGAGGGAGATATTGGTGAGTTTGAAGAGGATGAATTCAGTGGCGCTGTTGGAGCACTGCCAATCAATAAAGACCAATCAGAAGAGGAAGGTCCAGTTTGTGATGGTGGTTATGAGTACCCCCGGGCTTCAGAAATCACCAGAAATAATCATATACTAGAGGAAGCAGGTTCCTCGGGATCATCCTCAGACAGTCGAAGATTGACACAAGTGGTATCGCCTTCTGTTTCTTCCCAgaaatttggttccctgtctGCATTAGATGCTAGGCCAGGTTCTCTATCAAAAAGGCTG CCAGATGAACTAGAGGAGGGGGAAATTGCAGTATCTGGAGATTCTCACATGGATCACCAACAATCTGGAAGTTGGATTCATGATCGTGAAGAAGGGGAAGATGAGCAGGTTTTGCAACCCAAAATAAAACGAAAACGTAGTCTACGGGTTCGTCCCCGTTATACCATGGAAAGGCCAGAGGAGAAGCCTGGCAATGAACCTCAATCTTCTCAACGTGGAGATTCATCTCTGTCGCCATTCCCAGTGGACAATAAGTATCATGCTCAGCTAAAGACTGACCCTGAAACAAAAGCACGTGGAGAGTCCAATACTTTTAAGCATGATCAAAATGATTCATCCTCAAAAAGTCGGCGGAATTTGCCATCAAGGAAAATAGCTAATATGTCAAAATTGCATGCTTCGCCAAAATCTAGCAGATTGAATTGCACGTCTTCTCCTGCAGAAGATGTTGCCGAACAGTTGAGAGAAGGTTGGGATGGTAAATCTATGAATTCAACTGGGACATCAGCTTTTGGCGCTAAGATGCCTGACAACATGCAGAGAAGG TGCAAAAGTGTAATTAGCAAACTCCAAAGGAAAATAG GAAATAATATTTTGGATTTACGAAAGATCGATCTGCGTATAGACAGATTAGAGTATAGTGGAGTGATGGAGCTTGTGATCGATGTGCAGTTCATGTTGAAAAGTGCAATGCATTTTTATGGGTTCTCACATGAG